The following proteins come from a genomic window of bacterium:
- the rsxC gene encoding electron transport complex subunit RsxC, with protein MKAKITFKGGIHPPENKGLCGELSIKDFPPPGIAVLPLQQSLGSPSEPIVKKGDKVKKGTLIARAKGYISANLHSPVSGEVTDIKKAPHPLLGEASAVIIKSDNRDEPEKDYSAEDVSAAGLSSGEILGLIRDAGIVGLGGATFPAHVKLNPPSDKPVKTLIINGAECEPYLTSDHSLMLNNAEQILKGAVIIKKILNAEKCLIAVEENKKDAISLFRQKLDSLKDITGLEVLPLKVKYPQGAEKQLIYTLTGKEVPSGGLPMDVSVLVHNIGTVFAIYEAVFLKKPLFERVVTVSGKGIKNPANWRVRIGTSFKTLINHSGVTDGKIKKLIMGGPMMGLAQYTDEVPVVKATSGILLLTSEEAVSFEHLPCIRCGKCVTACPMGLMPAEISKMVEKGRIDMAKSIGLMDCMECGSCNYICPSGTNLLQYIKLGKYEYMRSKNAKR; from the coding sequence ATGAAGGCAAAAATAACTTTCAAAGGCGGCATACATCCTCCGGAAAACAAGGGCCTCTGCGGAGAACTCTCCATAAAAGATTTCCCGCCTCCCGGAATCGCCGTGCTTCCTTTACAGCAGAGTTTAGGCTCTCCCTCCGAACCTATCGTCAAAAAAGGCGATAAAGTCAAAAAGGGGACGCTTATTGCCCGAGCAAAAGGTTATATATCAGCTAATCTGCATTCACCCGTCTCGGGAGAAGTGACAGATATCAAAAAGGCGCCTCATCCGCTGCTGGGCGAAGCCAGCGCCGTAATTATCAAATCCGACAACAGGGATGAACCGGAAAAGGATTATTCCGCCGAAGATGTTTCCGCCGCCGGCCTCTCGTCCGGGGAAATACTGGGATTGATTCGGGATGCGGGGATAGTAGGCCTGGGAGGCGCGACATTCCCGGCCCATGTAAAATTAAATCCGCCTTCGGACAAGCCTGTTAAAACCCTTATCATCAACGGCGCCGAATGCGAGCCGTATCTTACGTCCGACCACTCCCTGATGCTTAACAATGCCGAACAGATATTAAAAGGCGCGGTTATAATAAAAAAAATACTTAACGCGGAAAAATGCTTAATCGCGGTAGAGGAAAATAAAAAAGACGCCATTTCCTTATTCAGACAAAAACTTGATTCATTAAAAGACATAACCGGATTAGAGGTGTTGCCTCTTAAAGTAAAATATCCGCAGGGAGCGGAAAAACAACTGATTTATACTTTAACAGGGAAGGAAGTGCCGTCCGGCGGACTGCCGATGGATGTTTCCGTCTTAGTTCACAACATAGGCACCGTATTCGCTATTTATGAGGCGGTTTTTTTAAAAAAACCTCTTTTTGAGAGAGTCGTCACGGTTTCCGGAAAAGGCATAAAAAACCCCGCGAACTGGAGAGTCAGGATAGGAACTTCTTTTAAAACGCTTATCAATCATTCGGGGGTGACGGACGGGAAGATAAAAAAATTGATTATGGGCGGGCCGATGATGGGGCTTGCCCAGTATACGGATGAAGTCCCCGTAGTGAAAGCTACATCGGGCATACTCCTCCTGACATCGGAGGAAGCGGTGTCTTTTGAACACCTTCCCTGTATAAGATGCGGTAAGTGTGTAACCGCCTGTCCGATGGGGTTAATGCCCGCGGAAATCAGCAAAATGGTTGAAAAGGGCAGGATTGATATGGCTAAATCAATAGGCCTGATGGACTGCATGGAATGCGGATCATGCAACTATATTTGTCCATCGGGAACTAACTTATTACAATATATAAAATTGGGAAAGTACGAATATATGAGGAGTAAAAATGCTAAAAGATAA
- a CDS encoding electron transport complex subunit E — protein sequence MAREEKNNTGYLRELTKGFIRENPIFILCLGLCPTLAVSNLVENAFGMGIAFFFVLLCSNITISLVQKLIPDEVRIPCFIVIIASFVTVASLLMQWFIPDVYARMSLYINLIVVNCIILGRAEAFASKNSVFRSVLDAIGMGIGFTASLFIISAIREVTGFGTFLGFRLIPENIKPVTIMILAPGAFFTIGFLMALFNLIRIKKGKVSK from the coding sequence ATGGCGCGGGAAGAAAAAAATAATACCGGTTATTTAAGGGAACTGACCAAAGGATTTATCAGAGAAAATCCTATTTTTATCCTGTGCCTGGGATTATGTCCTACCCTGGCTGTTTCCAATCTGGTTGAAAATGCGTTTGGAATGGGGATTGCCTTCTTTTTTGTGTTGCTGTGCTCTAATATCACTATTTCCCTTGTGCAAAAGTTAATACCCGATGAGGTCAGAATACCCTGTTTTATAGTAATAATCGCTTCCTTTGTCACGGTGGCCAGCTTATTGATGCAATGGTTTATTCCCGATGTCTACGCGAGGATGAGCCTGTATATCAACCTGATCGTTGTAAACTGTATCATCCTCGGGAGAGCCGAGGCTTTTGCGTCCAAAAACAGTGTTTTCAGGTCTGTACTGGATGCAATCGGCATGGGGATAGGCTTTACCGCAAGCCTGTTCATAATTTCCGCAATCAGGGAAGTGACGGGGTTCGGGACATTTCTGGGTTTCCGGTTAATCCCGGAAAATATTAAACCGGTAACAATAATGATCCTTGCGCCGGGCGCTTTTTTCACAATCGGTTTTTTAATGGCCCTTTTCAATCTTATAAGAATAAAAAAAGGTAAGGTTTCAAAATGA
- a CDS encoding small basic protein — translation MSLHPSFGKNSKIKQKRSVLKRHERIDILKKKEKWNEKDSSIFHLPKTKSEE, via the coding sequence ATGTCTTTACATCCTAGTTTCGGCAAAAACTCGAAAATCAAACAAAAAAGAAGTGTTTTAAAACGCCACGAAAGAATCGATATTTTAAAGAAAAAAGAGAAGTGGAATGAAAAAGACAGTTCCATATTCCATCTTCCAAAAACCAAAAGCGAAGAATAA
- a CDS encoding SH3 domain-containing protein has protein sequence MEKNIFRIIMFLAVFFAVSAGTYCFALFCEITGENVNVRAGAGTDYDVICQLNRSDIVKVSKVEGEWIEIYPNEKVFGWVKASHIENNRVTAEKLNVRAGASRNYSLICQLKKGDDVSILGELGSWKKIILPDYAKVYIYKKYAKSIPSRSVAKAATDVKKTMDEKSEIHSSVTDGNEAESESTVTVTGWLEDLGVLINRPGTYKLLQRDNKKNILYFIKEGKQPLTFFSKNPVEIKGRVFYISSWSKPVMEVEEIKRIK, from the coding sequence ATGGAAAAAAATATTTTCAGAATAATAATGTTTCTTGCTGTCTTTTTTGCAGTTTCCGCCGGTACATATTGTTTCGCTCTTTTCTGTGAAATAACGGGCGAAAATGTCAATGTAAGGGCGGGAGCGGGGACAGATTACGATGTTATCTGCCAGCTTAACCGTTCCGACATAGTAAAAGTATCCAAAGTGGAAGGCGAATGGATTGAGATATATCCTAATGAGAAAGTTTTCGGATGGGTTAAAGCATCGCATATAGAGAATAACAGGGTAACCGCTGAAAAACTCAATGTAAGAGCCGGGGCAAGCAGAAACTATTCGTTGATATGCCAGCTCAAAAAAGGGGATGACGTTTCAATTTTAGGCGAATTGGGCTCATGGAAAAAAATAATCCTTCCCGATTACGCAAAGGTCTACATATATAAAAAATACGCAAAAAGCATACCTTCCAGGTCAGTGGCAAAAGCAGCCACGGATGTTAAAAAGACCATGGATGAAAAATCAGAGATTCATTCTTCGGTAACAGACGGAAATGAGGCGGAATCCGAATCAACCGTCACTGTCACCGGATGGCTCGAAGACCTCGGAGTGCTGATAAACAGGCCCGGGACATACAAACTCCTTCAGCGGGACAACAAAAAAAACATCCTGTATTTCATTAAAGAGGGGAAACAACCTCTTACCTTTTTTTCAAAAAACCCGGTTGAAATCAAGGGGAGGGTGTTTTATATTTCCAGCTGGTCAAAACCTGTAATGGAAGTCGAAGAAATCAAAAGGATTAAATGA
- a CDS encoding RnfABCDGE type electron transport complex subunit A, with the protein MTLGQIIALFMGSVFVQNFIFSRFLGLCPYVGVSKDTPSAMGMGFAVVFVMTTASAVTWILYRYILIPFDLTYLKIVAFILVIASFVQFVEMFLKKTFPALHRSLGIYLPLITTNCAVLGVAFLNITQFESESYGFAKSTLQGFFAGIGFMLAMLIMSGIREKLEYAEIPEPMKGLAIVFVTAGLISIAFLGFSGFKL; encoded by the coding sequence ATGACATTAGGCCAGATTATAGCTTTGTTTATGGGTTCCGTATTCGTTCAGAATTTTATATTTTCACGTTTTCTCGGATTGTGCCCTTACGTGGGGGTTTCAAAAGACACCCCTTCGGCAATGGGTATGGGATTTGCCGTAGTTTTTGTAATGACAACGGCATCGGCGGTCACATGGATACTTTACAGGTATATCCTCATCCCTTTTGACCTGACATACCTGAAAATAGTGGCGTTTATACTTGTAATAGCATCGTTCGTGCAATTTGTGGAAATGTTCCTGAAAAAAACTTTTCCCGCCCTTCACAGGTCTCTGGGTATTTATCTTCCGCTTATAACAACAAACTGCGCCGTGCTGGGTGTGGCGTTTTTGAATATAACACAATTTGAAAGTGAATCTTACGGCTTTGCGAAATCCACATTACAGGGATTCTTTGCCGGGATAGGCTTTATGCTGGCCATGCTTATAATGTCCGGAATAAGAGAAAAACTTGAATACGCCGAAATTCCGGAACCTATGAAAGGGCTGGCGATAGTTTTTGTTACGGCAGGATTGATTTCCATCGCTTTCCTGGGTTTTTCAGGATTCAAACTTTAG
- a CDS encoding corrinoid protein has protein sequence MSFETLKTLVSSGNVPEVRKSVEDLLMSGTEPLEILNSGLIEAMEEIGEKFKKNEVYVPEVLMAARAMKEGVSILKPLLSSEQLGTKGCIVIGTVKGDLHDIGKNIVAIMLEGAGFKVIDLGVDVAPEKFLSAVTEHKAGLVAISALLTTTMPSMKSTVSILKEKGPSNLKIMVGGAPVTKEFAEEIQADGFSEEAGTAVDIAKKLISG, from the coding sequence ATGAGCTTTGAAACACTGAAAACCTTAGTCTCTTCGGGAAATGTGCCTGAAGTGCGCAAGAGTGTCGAAGACTTGTTAATGTCCGGAACCGAGCCTTTGGAAATTTTAAATTCCGGGTTGATAGAAGCGATGGAGGAAATCGGGGAAAAATTCAAAAAAAACGAAGTCTATGTTCCTGAAGTGCTGATGGCAGCGCGAGCCATGAAAGAAGGAGTTTCAATTTTAAAACCTCTATTGTCTTCAGAACAGCTGGGAACAAAGGGCTGTATCGTAATCGGCACGGTAAAAGGCGACCTTCACGATATAGGTAAAAACATTGTAGCGATAATGCTGGAAGGAGCGGGCTTTAAGGTGATAGACCTTGGAGTCGATGTAGCTCCCGAAAAATTTTTATCGGCTGTTACAGAGCATAAAGCCGGCCTTGTCGCAATATCCGCGCTTCTGACGACAACTATGCCTTCAATGAAATCAACTGTAAGCATATTGAAGGAGAAAGGCCCTTCCAATTTAAAAATTATGGTTGGAGGAGCGCCTGTCACAAAAGAGTTTGCCGAAGAGATACAGGCCGATGGTTTTTCCGAAGAAGCGGGCACGGCGGTAGATATAGCGAAAAAATTGATTTCCGGTTAA
- a CDS encoding divalent-cation tolerance protein CutA gives MSADEIYMAFITAPDVTSAKKIAKGLVLNKLAACVNIIPSINSFFMWKGGIQEQKEALLIAKTARAKLQKAKKWILKHHPYDLPEILYIKIDKGHEEYMRWVKELI, from the coding sequence ATGAGCGCTGACGAAATTTATATGGCGTTTATAACAGCGCCTGATGTTACAAGCGCGAAAAAAATTGCGAAAGGGCTCGTATTAAATAAACTGGCGGCATGCGTGAATATAATTCCGTCGATAAATTCATTTTTTATGTGGAAAGGCGGGATTCAGGAGCAAAAAGAGGCCCTGTTGATAGCAAAGACGGCGCGCGCAAAACTGCAGAAGGCGAAAAAATGGATATTAAAACATCATCCGTATGATCTTCCTGAAATTTTATATATTAAAATCGATAAAGGCCATGAAGAATATATGCGATGGGTCAAGGAGCTGATATGA
- a CDS encoding tetratricopeptide repeat protein — MKQINIICLFFFTFIIIFNAALSPAETLSPGEQKQYDKASRYWEKGNEYFKEGKYPKARDMYNKALKIYDKHVDALLNLAVVYEKEKNYREAETTYKKIIEFNTDIPDAHHNLGAIYESQGKADAALLEYKEALAADPYFAKSYNNMGLIFLNKNMLDQAIDNFKKAARYAPHEVYGYVNLGTAYAGKGEYDSAIVEYNHAIELQPDSAFIYNNRGDAYLNKKMLDFAVLSFQKAIELDKKNYIAYRGMGDAYYLKGETEKAIENYEKSLEINKDYKNAYLNLGMAYKNTDKQKAIEYFEEYRKREDNRKNLEILDKIISEMEITN; from the coding sequence ATGAAACAAATTAATATAATCTGTCTTTTTTTCTTTACTTTCATCATAATCTTTAACGCCGCCCTGTCCCCGGCAGAGACCCTTAGCCCGGGAGAACAGAAACAATACGATAAGGCTTCGAGGTACTGGGAGAAAGGAAATGAGTATTTCAAGGAAGGCAAATATCCTAAAGCCAGGGATATGTATAACAAAGCCCTGAAAATCTACGATAAACACGTTGACGCCCTCCTGAATCTGGCAGTTGTGTACGAAAAAGAAAAAAATTACAGGGAAGCGGAAACAACATACAAAAAAATCATCGAATTCAATACCGATATCCCGGATGCCCACCATAATCTCGGCGCGATATATGAAAGCCAGGGCAAAGCGGACGCGGCGCTTTTAGAATATAAAGAAGCGCTTGCCGCCGATCCTTATTTTGCGAAAAGCTATAACAATATGGGGCTGATTTTCCTGAACAAGAATATGCTTGATCAGGCGATAGATAATTTCAAAAAGGCAGCCCGGTATGCTCCGCACGAAGTTTACGGATATGTCAACCTGGGAACAGCATACGCCGGAAAGGGAGAGTATGACAGCGCGATTGTGGAATATAATCACGCAATTGAACTTCAGCCTGATTCCGCTTTTATATACAACAACAGAGGGGACGCTTATTTAAACAAAAAAATGCTGGATTTTGCCGTCCTGAGCTTTCAAAAAGCCATTGAGCTGGATAAGAAAAATTACATCGCATACCGGGGGATGGGGGACGCGTATTATCTTAAAGGAGAAACAGAAAAGGCTATTGAAAACTATGAAAAGTCGCTTGAAATCAATAAAGATTACAAAAATGCTTATCTTAATTTAGGCATGGCCTATAAAAATACGGATAAACAGAAAGCCATCGAATATTTTGAAGAATACAGAAAAAGGGAAGACAACAGGAAAAATCTTGAAATCCTGGATAAAATAATAAGCGAGATGGAAATAACAAACTGA
- a CDS encoding RnfABCDGE type electron transport complex subunit B produces MSIEVIIYSTGALLLLGIGFGIALSLSSKLLRVEEDPRIKNISDILPNINCGACGFAGCFSYAEAIVTKKEKINLCMPGGEKTSKKIADLMGMAPDSIEKKVAVIHCCGGGIGRKKYDYSGVKDCRIINMVAGGSVECGYGCLMGYACLKSCPVHAIKKNENQMPYVIRDKCIGCGRCVNTCPRNLIELVEDAKKVHILCSSHDRGADVIKVCSVGCIGCGKCVQACPFNAIRMENNLAVIDYSKCKVCGKCVEVCPVKVIYDWRKNFIMPGKQRKSEKTNEL; encoded by the coding sequence ATGAGCATTGAGGTAATCATTTATTCAACCGGAGCCCTCTTACTTCTGGGTATAGGCTTCGGTATAGCGTTATCCCTTTCATCAAAGCTTCTCAGGGTTGAAGAAGATCCCAGGATAAAAAACATATCGGATATTTTACCGAATATAAACTGCGGCGCGTGCGGATTTGCCGGCTGTTTCAGTTATGCGGAAGCGATTGTCACAAAAAAAGAAAAAATAAACCTCTGTATGCCCGGCGGCGAAAAAACCTCAAAAAAAATAGCTGATTTGATGGGGATGGCGCCCGACTCCATAGAAAAAAAAGTGGCTGTTATTCATTGCTGCGGAGGCGGTATAGGCAGGAAAAAATACGATTATTCAGGCGTAAAAGACTGTAGAATAATCAATATGGTCGCCGGCGGGTCGGTAGAATGCGGCTACGGCTGCCTGATGGGCTATGCCTGCCTGAAGTCCTGTCCTGTTCACGCTATCAAAAAAAATGAAAACCAGATGCCGTATGTTATAAGGGATAAATGTATCGGCTGCGGAAGGTGCGTTAACACATGCCCGAGAAACCTGATAGAACTGGTTGAAGACGCCAAAAAAGTGCATATTCTCTGTTCATCGCATGACAGGGGCGCCGATGTCATCAAAGTATGCAGTGTCGGATGTATCGGCTGCGGTAAATGCGTACAGGCATGCCCTTTTAATGCGATACGGATGGAGAACAATCTGGCTGTAATCGATTACTCTAAATGCAAGGTGTGCGGCAAATGCGTGGAAGTATGCCCTGTCAAAGTCATATATGACTGGAGAAAGAACTTCATCATGCCCGGAAAACAGCGGAAATCGGAGAAAACCAATGAGCTTTGA
- a CDS encoding acyl-CoA thioesterase, protein MYSIKIRVRYSETDQMGRAYYANYFVWFEIARTEYFRKLGYSYREFEKKGLFLPVVHASCDYKNKVEYDDEINISCTASAESKMKLVFRYEITGEKSKFIASGSTIHVFIDSGGRPVKIPEQIADLLKK, encoded by the coding sequence ATGTATAGCATAAAGATCAGGGTAAGATACAGCGAAACTGATCAAATGGGAAGAGCATACTACGCGAATTATTTTGTATGGTTTGAAATTGCCAGGACGGAATATTTCCGGAAGCTCGGTTATTCATACAGGGAATTTGAAAAAAAAGGCCTCTTTCTGCCCGTTGTCCATGCAAGCTGCGATTATAAAAATAAGGTTGAATATGACGATGAGATAAACATCAGCTGTACAGCCTCCGCAGAATCCAAAATGAAGCTTGTCTTTCGCTATGAAATAACCGGGGAGAAAAGCAAATTTATCGCGTCGGGTTCGACTATACATGTATTTATCGACTCCGGCGGCAGGCCTGTAAAAATACCCGAACAGATTGCGGACCTGTTAAAAAAATGA
- a CDS encoding RnfABCDGE type electron transport complex subunit D: protein MLKDKHLTVTVSPHIKTGLTTEKMMWIVSGALMPAAAAGIYFFGFHAALVIAVCAASSLLTEFLCTLLMKKPATIKDGSAFLTGLLLALCLPPELPLWMCALGGFFSIAVTKFAFGGLGCNIFNPALAGRAFLMGAFAKEMTTWKTLQVFPDGITAATPLNLLKEQGYDSLMKVFDSHSHLFRELFIGRIGGSIGETSAGLLIIGGLVLLFTRIITWHIPVSYIFTVTVISYFTGGAFGIPFHLFSGGLVIGALFMATDPVTSPITPKGQIIFGIGCGILTMLIRIRGGYPEGVCYAILLMNSVTPLIERYSKTRIFGVKR, encoded by the coding sequence ATGCTAAAAGATAAACATCTTACAGTGACTGTTTCTCCGCATATAAAAACCGGATTGACGACAGAGAAAATGATGTGGATAGTTTCCGGCGCGCTTATGCCGGCGGCGGCGGCCGGTATTTACTTTTTCGGCTTTCACGCGGCGCTCGTAATCGCCGTGTGCGCAGCTTCGTCTCTCCTTACCGAATTCTTATGCACGTTGTTAATGAAAAAACCGGCCACGATAAAAGACGGCAGCGCTTTTTTGACGGGCCTTCTTCTTGCCCTTTGCCTGCCTCCGGAACTTCCCTTATGGATGTGCGCCCTGGGCGGGTTTTTTTCAATAGCGGTTACTAAATTTGCTTTCGGCGGTTTAGGCTGCAATATCTTTAATCCAGCCCTGGCGGGAAGGGCATTTTTAATGGGGGCGTTTGCAAAAGAGATGACTACATGGAAGACCCTGCAGGTCTTCCCGGACGGCATAACAGCCGCAACTCCTTTAAACCTGCTCAAGGAACAGGGCTACGATTCTTTAATGAAAGTTTTCGATTCACATTCACATCTGTTCAGGGAACTTTTTATCGGCCGTATCGGGGGAAGCATAGGCGAAACATCGGCGGGCCTTTTGATTATAGGAGGCCTGGTTCTTCTTTTCACAAGAATTATCACATGGCATATTCCCGTTTCCTATATTTTTACCGTGACGGTTATCTCTTATTTCACCGGAGGCGCATTCGGCATCCCGTTTCACCTTTTTTCCGGGGGATTGGTAATCGGTGCCTTGTTTATGGCGACAGACCCCGTGACTTCACCCATAACTCCCAAAGGCCAGATAATCTTCGGGATAGGCTGCGGCATACTCACCATGTTAATAAGGATACGCGGGGGCTACCCTGAAGGTGTCTGTTATGCTATCCTTTTGATGAATTCCGTAACACCTTTGATAGAACGGTATTCTAAAACCAGGATTTTCGGAGTAAAAAGATAA
- a CDS encoding rRNA pseudouridine synthase — MPERLQKYLANAGVASRRKCEEFIQQGLVSVNKVIIRKPGFKINSEKDVVCINNRRLRPRDKKYFIVNKPGGYVCSCSKKDNAPIVTELIPEKKLFPVGRLDKDTEGLIILTNDGDFGQAVIHPSSNLWKEYRVVLDREITGAELEKFRNGIEIDGRLTAPARISSAGKNGKELAVSIMEGRNRQIRKMFSALGYKIIYLKRTKIGCLNIGNLKPGYYKPVSKDFLWKKIFSE; from the coding sequence GTGCCTGAACGTCTCCAGAAATATCTTGCGAACGCAGGGGTTGCTTCAAGGCGGAAATGCGAAGAGTTTATACAACAGGGACTGGTCAGCGTAAACAAAGTAATAATAAGAAAACCGGGTTTTAAAATAAATTCCGAAAAAGATGTTGTCTGTATAAATAACAGGCGGTTAAGACCAAGGGACAAAAAATATTTTATCGTAAACAAACCCGGCGGATATGTATGTTCCTGTTCAAAGAAGGACAATGCGCCTATAGTTACGGAACTGATACCCGAGAAGAAGTTGTTTCCTGTCGGAAGACTGGATAAGGATACGGAAGGCCTTATAATTCTTACAAATGACGGCGATTTCGGGCAGGCGGTTATTCATCCGAGTTCAAATCTATGGAAAGAATACCGCGTTGTCCTTGACAGGGAAATCACCGGAGCCGAACTGGAAAAGTTCAGGAACGGCATTGAAATCGACGGCAGGCTGACTGCGCCGGCCAGGATATCTTCAGCCGGTAAAAACGGCAAAGAACTGGCTGTTTCAATAATGGAAGGGCGGAACAGGCAAATAAGAAAAATGTTTTCCGCGCTTGGATATAAAATCATATATCTTAAAAGAACAAAAATAGGGTGTTTAAACATAGGAAATTTAAAACCGGGTTATTATAAACCGGTATCCAAAGACTTCTTATGGAAAAAAATATTTTCAGAATAA